The Fibrobacter sp. UWB16 genomic interval TCAAAAAGGAATCGTTAAGCTATCGAATGGTCCTTCTCGGAACTCATTTTTCTTGGCAAGACGGACTTCGCAACTTCATCGTCAAGGCCGGCATGTGGCGGCGCGACAAGAGCCGTTTCTACAATGGTTCATTCGCCCAGCAGTTGCTGGTTCAACTTGAGTATAAGGGGTACTTTTCGTTCCCCTTCCACAGCAATTTTTCCAAATAACTTAGGAACCGGCAAAAGGATTTTCGGCTGAACCGGCTTTTGTTGCGGTTCGATTTCAAGAGAATGCATCGGATAAGCCGATTTGATCCAAAGGCTCCCGCTGTAATCTTCGCTAGAAACGCTAGCCAAGGTCGGGAGCAATTCATTGGCATAGGATTTCCAATTCGCAATCGAGAAATAGCGCGGTTTCTTAGCCCCACGCATCACAACTTTTTCGGGCTTTTCGAGAGAATCGACAACGACACTCCACCACATATTCGAAGCTGCCGTCGCAAGAACATTAACATTCGGTTCCATCGTCGTAGAATCAGGACACTTGAAGTAGCCGTTCGCCAGAAGTTCAAGATCGTCTAGCTTTAGTGGCGTTTTTCCAATGTTGTCCTTCAGATGATGAAGGCCAAGTTGCCTTTTGACCTTACCGCCTTCAAATTCCATATAGCGATACCGGCCAGCGGTAATGAAACTAAACGACGGACTATCGTTCAAATTAACAAAGAATGTATCAAGATCGTCGGTATGATGCCTCCATTCAATGGAGACCCTCGTTTTATTTTTCTCTTCGTTAACAAACTTTCCTTCGACATTGATAATCATCGAAGAATTTGTCAAGAGTCGAGGACATACCTTTTGCACGCTGCTTTTTGCCATTAGAGCCGAAGCCAAAATACAGACAGCAACAACTGTTAATTTTACGTCTTGAATCATATATTTTGAATATAGATAAATTTTTATACAAAAGAAAACCCCAGCCCCTCCCAATGGCTAAAGGAAAGGCCGAGGTTTATGTTTTTTCAGGAAGAAAAATCGTTACTAAGCGTCTTCTTGAATGCTTGCTTCATCACCGTCTTCACCAAGATCGACGGCATCGTTTTCACCGAGCTTGAAGAGCTCCACATCCTTCATGCTTTCACGAATTTTCTGTTCAATTTCGTTGCAGAGGTCCGTATTGTCCTTCAAGAAAAGGCGAGTATTTTCACGGCCCTGACCGATGCGTTCGTTGTTGTAGCTGAACCAAGAACCGCTCTTCTGAATGATGTCCAGTTCGCAGGCAAGGTCGAGAATGGAGGCTTCACGAGAAATACCCACACCGTAAAGAATGTCGAATTCGCACTGAGTAAACGGAGCAGCGACCTTGTTCTTCACGATCTTCACGCGAGTACGGTTACCGATAACTTCTTCACCGTTCTTGATAGCGGCGATACGGCGGATGTCAATACGCTGGGTCGCATAGAACTTCAAGGCATTACCGCCGGTGGTCGTTTCCGGGTTGCCAAACATCACGCCAATCTTCATACGGAGCTGGTTGATGAACAACATGCAGGTGTTCGACTTGGAGAGAATGCCGGTAAGCTTGCGGAGAGCCTGGGACATGAGTCGAGCCTGAAGACCCACGTGGTTATCCCCCATTTCACCGTTGATTTCGGCCTGCGGCACAAGGGCTGCCACCGAGTCCACAACAATGATGTCGATAGCGCCAGAACGTACGAGCGTTTCGGCAATGTCGAGAGCCTGCTCGCCGGTATCCGGCTGGGACACGAGGAGCGATTCGATATCGACACCGAGCTTACGAGCATAAACCGCATCAAAAGCGTGTTCTGCGTCGATGAAGGCTGCAACGCCGCCAAGCTTCTGAGCTTCTGCAATAGCATGCAGAGCAAGCGTTGTCTTACCGGAAGATTCCGGTCCATAAATTTCAATGATACGTCCGCGAGGGAAACCGCCTACGCCAAGTGCCATGTCGAGCTGAATGCAACCCGTCGGAATGACCGGGATATCTTCGACCGGCTGTTGACCGAGGGCCATGATGGAACCTTTACCGTAATTCTTTTCGATCTGGGCGATAGCCGCCTCGACTGCTTTTGCTTTTTCGCTGGAAAGGTTGCTAGTAGGGGTTGTAGTTTTCTTAGCCATATAGGACTCCGTTTTTTATCTTTTTTTGTTAATATACTAATTAGTGAACTTTTGTGCAAGTGCTTTTTTGGCTATTCAGCAAAAAAAGAAGCCTGCCCATA includes:
- the recA gene encoding recombinase RecA is translated as MAKKTTTPTSNLSSEKAKAVEAAIAQIEKNYGKGSIMALGQQPVEDIPVIPTGCIQLDMALGVGGFPRGRIIEIYGPESSGKTTLALHAIAEAQKLGGVAAFIDAEHAFDAVYARKLGVDIESLLVSQPDTGEQALDIAETLVRSGAIDIIVVDSVAALVPQAEINGEMGDNHVGLQARLMSQALRKLTGILSKSNTCMLFINQLRMKIGVMFGNPETTTGGNALKFYATQRIDIRRIAAIKNGEEVIGNRTRVKIVKNKVAAPFTQCEFDILYGVGISREASILDLACELDIIQKSGSWFSYNNERIGQGRENTRLFLKDNTDLCNEIEQKIRESMKDVELFKLGENDAVDLGEDGDEASIQEDA